The Rhizobium sp. SL42 genome includes a region encoding these proteins:
- the traG gene encoding Ti-type conjugative transfer system protein TraG: protein MKANRIVLLILPVAMMIATVFVVTGIDTWLAGFGKTEAAKLGLGRAGVAAPYMAAAALGLIFLFAAAGSASIRAAGWGAATGNATIILTACAREGLRLAALSSQVPAGQSALSYLDPATMIGAAAALMSGCFAMRVAMVGNAAFARAAPKRIVGKRALHGEADWMKLAEAERLFSQAGGIVIGERYRVDRDSVAGVSFRSENKETWGAGGQSPLLCFDGSFGSSHGIVFAGSGGFKTTSVTIPTALKWGGSLIVLDPSNEVAPMVSKHREDAGRRIRILDPREPATGFNALDWVGQYGGTKEEDIASVASWIMSDSGRPTGVRDDFFRASALQLLTAIIADVCLSGHTPEEQQTLRQVRVNLSEPEPKLRQRLQDIYDTSGSDFVKENVAAFVNMTPETFSGVYANAIKETHWLSYQNYAALVSGSTFQTDDIASGTTDVFINIDLKTLETHAGLVRVVIGSFLNAIYNRDGAMEGRALFLLDEVARLGYMRILETARDAGRKYSITLTMIYQSIGQLRETYGGRDASSKWFESASWISFAAINDPETADYISRRCGMTTVEIDQVSRSFQSRGSSRTRSKQLAARPLIQPHEVLCMRADEQIIFTAGNPPLRCGRAIWFRREDMKSCVDANLFMKAGA, encoded by the coding sequence ATGAAAGCGAATAGGATCGTGCTCCTCATTCTCCCCGTGGCCATGATGATCGCAACTGTGTTCGTTGTGACCGGCATCGACACTTGGCTTGCCGGCTTTGGCAAGACAGAAGCGGCGAAGCTTGGACTGGGGCGGGCAGGGGTCGCGGCACCTTACATGGCGGCTGCGGCACTCGGACTGATTTTTCTGTTCGCGGCGGCGGGATCGGCGAGTATCCGCGCTGCAGGCTGGGGCGCGGCGACCGGAAATGCCACAATCATCCTGACGGCTTGTGCAAGAGAGGGTCTCCGACTTGCAGCGCTTTCATCGCAGGTGCCGGCGGGGCAGTCAGCACTATCCTACCTCGATCCAGCAACGATGATCGGCGCAGCGGCGGCATTGATGTCCGGCTGCTTTGCAATGCGCGTGGCGATGGTCGGCAACGCTGCCTTCGCCCGCGCAGCACCCAAGCGCATTGTCGGCAAGCGTGCCCTCCACGGCGAAGCCGATTGGATGAAACTCGCCGAGGCGGAAAGGCTGTTTTCTCAAGCCGGCGGGATTGTCATTGGCGAACGATATCGCGTCGACCGCGACAGCGTTGCAGGTGTATCGTTCCGCTCTGAAAACAAGGAGACATGGGGGGCAGGGGGCCAATCGCCGCTTCTCTGCTTCGATGGTTCGTTTGGCTCCTCTCACGGCATCGTCTTTGCCGGATCTGGCGGTTTCAAAACGACCTCCGTGACAATCCCGACGGCACTGAAATGGGGCGGTTCCCTCATCGTGCTCGATCCCTCCAACGAGGTCGCACCGATGGTGTCGAAACACCGCGAAGACGCCGGCCGACGGATCCGGATCCTCGATCCGCGCGAACCCGCAACCGGCTTCAATGCGCTCGATTGGGTCGGCCAATATGGCGGAACGAAGGAGGAGGATATTGCATCGGTCGCGTCATGGATCATGAGCGACAGCGGTCGTCCGACTGGGGTCCGCGACGACTTCTTCCGAGCATCGGCCCTGCAGCTTTTGACGGCGATCATTGCCGACGTTTGCCTCTCCGGCCACACGCCCGAGGAACAGCAAACGCTACGCCAGGTCCGTGTCAATCTATCCGAGCCCGAGCCAAAGCTCCGTCAGCGCCTGCAGGATATTTACGACACTTCGGGATCGGACTTCGTGAAGGAGAACGTGGCCGCCTTCGTCAACATGACGCCGGAAACCTTCAGCGGTGTCTATGCCAATGCGATCAAGGAGACGCACTGGCTTTCATACCAGAACTATGCTGCCCTGGTCTCGGGTTCAACATTCCAGACCGACGACATTGCTTCCGGAACGACCGACGTGTTCATAAACATCGATCTGAAGACGCTGGAGACCCATGCCGGATTGGTGCGGGTCGTCATCGGATCATTTCTCAATGCGATCTACAATCGCGATGGCGCAATGGAAGGTCGAGCCCTGTTCCTTCTCGATGAGGTGGCCCGGCTCGGCTACATGCGCATCCTTGAGACCGCACGGGACGCCGGTCGAAAGTACAGCATCACACTGACGATGATCTACCAGTCCATCGGCCAGTTGCGTGAAACCTACGGCGGCCGAGATGCATCGAGCAAATGGTTCGAGAGCGCAAGCTGGATCAGTTTCGCCGCTATCAATGATCCAGAGACGGCCGACTACATCTCCCGGCGCTGCGGCATGACGACAGTCGAGATCGATCAGGTCAGTCGCAGTTTTCAATCACGGGGTTCGTCTCGGACACGTTCAAAACAGTTGGCAGCCCGACCACTGATCCAGCCTCATGAAGTTCTGTGCATGCGCGCCGACGAGCAGATCATATTCACGGCAGGTAATCCGCCACTTCGATGTGGTCGTGCGATCTGGTTCCGACGAGAGGACATGAAAAGCTGCGTCGATGCCAATCTGTTCATGAAGGCCGGTGCGTAG